A section of the Leptospira terpstrae serovar Hualin str. LT 11-33 = ATCC 700639 genome encodes:
- a CDS encoding ABC1 kinase family protein, producing MNSKQNRSASIYIFVIKTWVEYLVLTKIRRKLRSKSKYESLRIRFLKRKGKETKILFFQLGGVYIKIGQFVSNLFHVLPEEFLWELQDLQDKIPPRKFEDIDKRWISDYGKSMNEIFTDLDKTSYASASTAQVHIGYYNDKKVAIKTLYPGIEEDAIRDLKTIARVLWIIDRFVFKISAKEVTEQLQSMIRAELDLRSELKNLKYTKQLFALEKDFYFPNPIDELCNKHTLVTEFVEGKKIYELGVLESHTKKNPNLEKLVRAYILMIFEYRFFHADPHPGNLIFMETGELCFIDFGAVQSISEEETRILERILIGAMRKDYHLITESLFELGAVTESLSKEELIQIVKYSLEKLNRILDSTDHFRNIGFDTLRPAEDLRFLKEIQVSLKRLLSSLKLPPNFLSLHRVLALLLGNSSYLDPTRSMIDYAEKPFSQIVLKGSSLKKLWKDEGEEFITSLFSLPKELNEFLYKWNRGEFQTPDSTRKEELRLKEIFTFGALGSIFFFFGMYYSEKLWKEPSILFYILSGLCFWSLAKSSLSYWKQK from the coding sequence ATGAATTCAAAACAAAACAGGTCTGCTTCTATATATATTTTTGTAATCAAAACATGGGTGGAATATCTTGTCTTAACAAAAATCAGACGAAAATTAAGAAGTAAGTCCAAATATGAATCACTTCGGATTCGGTTTTTGAAACGAAAAGGGAAAGAAACAAAAATCCTTTTCTTTCAGTTAGGTGGAGTTTATATCAAAATTGGCCAATTTGTCAGTAATTTATTCCATGTTTTACCTGAAGAATTTTTATGGGAACTCCAAGACTTACAAGATAAAATCCCACCAAGAAAATTTGAAGATATAGACAAACGTTGGATCAGTGATTACGGAAAATCAATGAACGAAATTTTCACTGACCTGGACAAAACATCCTATGCCAGTGCCTCGACCGCCCAAGTTCATATCGGTTACTACAATGATAAAAAAGTAGCGATAAAAACTTTGTACCCTGGAATCGAAGAAGATGCCATCCGGGATTTAAAAACCATTGCAAGAGTTCTCTGGATCATTGATAGATTTGTATTTAAAATTTCTGCTAAAGAAGTAACTGAACAATTACAATCCATGATTCGAGCAGAACTTGACCTTCGTAGCGAATTAAAAAACTTAAAATACACCAAACAACTATTTGCTCTAGAAAAAGATTTTTATTTTCCAAATCCTATCGATGAACTTTGTAACAAACATACTTTAGTGACCGAGTTTGTGGAAGGAAAGAAAATTTATGAATTGGGAGTTTTAGAATCTCACACAAAAAAAAATCCCAATTTAGAAAAATTGGTTAGGGCTTATATCCTAATGATTTTTGAATACAGATTCTTTCATGCCGATCCTCATCCTGGAAATTTGATTTTTATGGAAACAGGGGAACTATGTTTTATCGATTTTGGTGCCGTTCAATCCATCTCAGAAGAAGAAACCCGCATTTTAGAAAGAATTCTCATTGGTGCTATGCGAAAAGACTACCACCTAATCACAGAGTCCTTATTTGAACTCGGAGCTGTGACAGAGTCATTATCGAAAGAAGAACTCATTCAAATTGTAAAGTATTCCCTGGAAAAACTGAATCGAATTTTGGATTCGACTGACCACTTTCGCAATATTGGATTTGATACACTTCGTCCCGCAGAAGACCTTCGGTTTCTAAAGGAAATCCAGGTAAGTCTGAAACGCCTCCTTTCTAGCCTAAAACTTCCACCAAATTTTCTTAGTCTTCACCGCGTACTTGCCCTGTTACTCGGAAACTCATCTTATTTAGACCCAACACGCTCTATGATCGATTATGCTGAAAAACCGTTTTCACAAATTGTTTTGAAAGGAAGTTCCTTAAAAAAACTTTGGAAGGATGAAGGGGAAGAATTCATTACAAGCCTGTTTTCATTACCGAAAGAACTAAATGAATTTTTATACAAATGGAACCGAGGAGAGTTCCAAACCCCTGATTCCACAAGAAAAGAGGAGTTACGACTAAAAGAGATTTTTACCTTTGGGGCACTTGGTTCGATATTTTTCTTTTTCGGAATGTATTATTCGGAAAAATTATGGAAAGAACCAAGCATATTATTTTATATACTATCAGGACTTTGTTTTTGGTCTTTAGCCAAGTCAAGTCTCAGTTATTGGAAACAAAAATAA
- a CDS encoding lipoprotein signal peptidase codes for MNLPKTPFFSVFKPGYLAFVALGLFLDLTSKYIIITKMLAHESIPVLGDFFRLSLTFNTGFVFGLFQDNALPSLFATGFAIVFLIFYRWQNADLGNAWGWNFVMAGAFGNFLDKFFVKIPGVGFRFGFTPEKPGIEYIGVVDFLDFEWPDFLLFDRWPAFNVADSCVSIGIVILLLTMDWKELDKK; via the coding sequence ATGAATCTACCTAAAACCCCATTTTTTTCGGTCTTTAAACCAGGTTATCTTGCTTTTGTTGCATTGGGACTATTCTTAGATTTAACATCTAAATATATCATCATTACTAAAATGTTGGCTCACGAAAGTATTCCCGTGTTAGGTGATTTTTTCCGATTGTCATTAACTTTCAATACAGGGTTTGTGTTTGGACTTTTTCAAGACAATGCCTTACCGTCACTATTTGCCACTGGATTTGCAATTGTATTTCTTATCTTCTACCGCTGGCAAAATGCTGATTTAGGAAATGCTTGGGGCTGGAATTTTGTTATGGCAGGAGCTTTTGGTAACTTTTTAGATAAGTTTTTTGTAAAAATTCCTGGTGTTGGTTTTCGATTTGGGTTCACTCCCGAAAAACCAGGAATCGAATACATCGGTGTGGTGGATTTTTTAGACTTTGAATGGCCTGATTTTTTACTTTTTGATCGATGGCCTGCATTCAACGTTGCAGATTCTTGTGTGTCAATTGGAATCGTAATTCTCCTTCTCACTATGGATTGGAAAGAATTAGATAAAAAATAG
- a CDS encoding carbon-nitrogen hydrolase family protein — translation MAVIKIAIYQKNLHKRISPEEISKIQQSKAHFLILPEGFPHFFQSESPENAAKHEKEYQDHLLEISETFPGVILGGSHYRKNEEGHLVSALPIVQSLVLVDFYEKKSPSASKEPGVVPGKTESIFIMGGLRFGLLVGEDLENEAIWKEFKKEDIEIIFYLSYADEKRSYEEDLTYFESLAKEKSIHLIRVCGPSEGKPARSLYASPSGINWKVGKVEEDKDVFKTLSVNVMRSYLL, via the coding sequence ATGGCAGTCATCAAAATCGCAATTTACCAAAAGAACTTACACAAACGCATTAGCCCTGAGGAAATTTCAAAAATCCAACAAAGTAAGGCACATTTTTTAATTTTACCAGAAGGTTTCCCACATTTCTTTCAAAGTGAATCACCAGAAAACGCCGCCAAACACGAAAAAGAATACCAAGACCATTTATTAGAAATTTCAGAAACATTTCCTGGTGTCATACTGGGAGGAAGCCACTATAGAAAAAATGAGGAAGGACATTTGGTTTCGGCTCTTCCCATTGTTCAATCTTTGGTTTTAGTTGATTTTTATGAGAAAAAATCACCCTCAGCCTCTAAAGAACCTGGTGTGGTTCCTGGAAAAACAGAATCTATCTTTATTATGGGTGGACTTCGGTTTGGACTTCTTGTCGGTGAAGACTTAGAAAATGAAGCCATTTGGAAAGAATTCAAAAAAGAAGACATAGAAATTATATTTTATTTATCCTATGCTGATGAAAAACGTTCTTATGAAGAAGATCTTACCTACTTTGAATCTCTTGCTAAAGAAAAATCCATCCATTTAATCCGTGTTTGCGGACCATCTGAAGGAAAACCTGCTCGCAGTCTCTATGCCTCGCCTTCTGGGATCAATTGGAAAGTGGGAAAAGTGGAAGAAGATAAAGATGTGTTTAAAACTTTGTCTGTAAATGTAATGAGAAGTTATTTATTGTAA
- a CDS encoding AAA family ATPase, translated as MADYILSEDLKEAVQVAEITKRPLLLKGEPGTGKTLLASFLAETKNLPFYRWHIKSTSLAKEGLYFYDAVSRLNDSRFPEEEAMLRVRDVKNYIRLGALGEAFSQSNKAVVLIDEIDKADIEFPNDLLLELDKMEFFIPETKEHIIAKERPIVIITSNNEKELPDAFLRRCIFHYIEFPKREAMKEIIKAHYPSIQTEFMEKALAMFYSIRKIESLRKKPSTSELLDWIQVLLVSGETLESSKIPFAGTLFKSEDDYRVYLN; from the coding sequence ATGGCTGATTACATCCTGTCCGAAGATCTGAAAGAAGCGGTCCAAGTGGCGGAAATTACAAAAAGACCTCTCCTGTTGAAAGGAGAACCGGGGACAGGGAAAACTCTCCTGGCCAGTTTCCTTGCGGAGACAAAGAACCTTCCATTCTACAGATGGCATATTAAATCCACAAGCTTAGCCAAAGAAGGACTGTACTTTTACGACGCTGTTTCCCGTTTGAATGACTCTCGGTTTCCAGAAGAAGAAGCCATGCTTCGGGTGCGCGATGTGAAAAACTACATCCGCCTGGGTGCACTTGGGGAAGCATTTTCCCAATCCAATAAAGCTGTTGTCCTTATTGACGAAATTGACAAAGCAGACATTGAATTCCCAAATGATTTACTTTTAGAATTAGACAAAATGGAATTTTTCATTCCAGAAACCAAAGAACATATCATCGCCAAAGAAAGACCCATTGTCATTATCACCTCGAACAATGAAAAAGAACTTCCTGATGCTTTCCTCAGACGTTGTATCTTTCATTACATTGAATTTCCAAAACGAGAAGCAATGAAAGAAATCATAAAAGCCCATTACCCCTCCATCCAAACAGAGTTTATGGAAAAGGCATTGGCGATGTTTTATTCCATTCGTAAGATAGAAAGTCTAAGAAAAAAACCCTCTACCAGCGAACTATTAGATTGGATTCAGGTACTTCTGGTTTCAGGAGAAACTTTAGAATCTAGTAAAATTCCTTTTGCAGGAACTCTTTTCAAGTCCGAAGACGACTACCGAGTTTATTTGAACTAA
- a CDS encoding VWA domain-containing protein: MFLDFFYNLRGESVPCSTGELIAFLASLQKLTDPSGYMNLDQLYRVGRLNFAKDLKYYDSYDLAFSKTFGSWKEQRIQFRDTLFEWLEENIPKHLSDSEKLNAPNLSMEEVIEELKKRLAEQKERHDGGNKWVGTSGTSPFGNSGFNPNGISIGGNTEGEGNRSGVSLWNERKYKAYREDEILDTRSIQLALKELRFLKKEGRRELHVDKTIDRTCENGGEIELVEERERKNSLRLVLIMDIGGSMTPHSDRVSKLFSASRGLYHFKEVHNYFFHNIFHEYLYANHEFQTRISLKQFEEKFRKNTKLIFVGDAYMAPYELMGTPYNPYAYHGSSSEEKQRKAKSGLESLKELVGYFPESVWLNPEPKRFWGAPTIEAIEEVVPMFPLTIEGLRKAVKRLV, encoded by the coding sequence ATGTTTTTGGATTTTTTTTACAATCTGCGGGGAGAGTCTGTTCCTTGTTCTACGGGCGAACTGATTGCCTTTCTCGCAAGTCTCCAAAAACTCACCGATCCATCTGGTTATATGAATTTGGATCAACTCTACCGGGTGGGTAGGCTTAACTTTGCAAAAGATCTAAAATACTATGATAGTTATGACCTTGCCTTTTCAAAAACCTTTGGAAGTTGGAAGGAACAAAGAATACAATTTAGAGATACACTCTTCGAATGGTTGGAAGAAAACATACCCAAACACTTAAGTGATTCTGAGAAATTAAATGCTCCTAATTTGAGTATGGAAGAAGTCATCGAAGAATTAAAAAAACGTTTAGCAGAACAAAAGGAACGTCATGACGGTGGAAACAAGTGGGTAGGAACTTCGGGTACCTCACCCTTCGGAAATTCTGGATTTAATCCCAACGGTATCTCCATCGGTGGTAACACGGAAGGGGAAGGAAACCGTTCTGGTGTGAGTTTGTGGAACGAAAGAAAATACAAAGCATACAGGGAAGATGAAATTCTAGACACTAGGTCCATCCAACTCGCCTTAAAGGAACTTAGGTTTTTAAAAAAAGAAGGAAGAAGAGAACTCCATGTAGACAAAACCATCGATAGAACCTGTGAAAATGGGGGGGAAATCGAACTAGTTGAAGAAAGGGAACGTAAAAACTCACTAAGGCTTGTACTCATCATGGACATCGGAGGAAGTATGACTCCCCATTCCGATAGGGTGAGCAAACTATTTAGTGCAAGTCGTGGATTGTATCATTTCAAAGAAGTTCATAATTATTTTTTTCATAATATCTTTCATGAGTACCTTTATGCTAACCACGAGTTCCAAACGAGAATTTCTCTTAAACAATTTGAGGAAAAATTTCGCAAAAATACAAAACTCATTTTTGTGGGAGATGCTTATATGGCCCCTTATGAACTGATGGGAACACCTTACAATCCTTATGCGTATCATGGCTCAAGTTCTGAAGAAAAACAACGAAAGGCCAAAAGTGGACTAGAATCTTTAAAGGAACTCGTAGGATATTTTCCAGAATCAGTTTGGCTAAATCCCGAACCCAAACGATTTTGGGGGGCACCGACAATCGAAGCCATCGAAGAGGTTGTTCCTATGTTTCCCCTAACCATTGAAGGATTAAGAAAGGCAGTAAAAAGATTGGTTTAA